A section of the Rhizobium sp. BG4 genome encodes:
- a CDS encoding lipocalin-like domain-containing protein, with protein sequence MDAQALIGTWKMISWTRRVVATGEVSDAMGADPVGYIAYQPDGRMMAFVANRQRPAGRREGYSDADKATLFDTMLAYTATYTLEGDRVVHHVDAAWDPAWQEDQIRPIRLEGDRLVIHNAPGKDLLSSQDVIFRLEFRKL encoded by the coding sequence ATGGATGCGCAAGCGCTGATCGGCACATGGAAGATGATTTCCTGGACGCGGAGAGTGGTCGCGACCGGCGAGGTCAGCGATGCCATGGGCGCCGATCCTGTTGGGTACATCGCCTATCAGCCCGATGGCCGGATGATGGCCTTCGTTGCCAACCGCCAACGCCCCGCAGGGCGCCGCGAAGGCTATTCGGATGCCGACAAGGCTACCCTCTTCGACACCATGCTTGCCTATACAGCCACCTACACGCTGGAGGGCGATCGCGTCGTCCATCATGTCGACGCCGCCTGGGACCCGGCATGGCAGGAAGATCAGATCCGGCCCATCCGGCTCGAAGGCGACAGGTTGGTGATCCACAATGCGCCGGGCAAGGATCTCCTGAGCAGCCAGGATGTGATCTTCCGCCTCGAATTCCGCAAGCTCTGA
- a CDS encoding LysR family transcriptional regulator: MRATDLSEMAAFAAVARHLSFRKAGEERGVTASAISHAVLNLEERIGIRLLNRTTRSVSLTQAGELLKSHLDPAFGEISSALDTLNQFRDTPFGKVRLNVANSIAPFVIGHIIGPLLSKNPNLQLEISATDRLVDIVEEGFDAGIRFGERVTEGMIALRIRPRLRLVVVGSPAYFEHRPKPLTPHDLKRHLCIQNMYPSGVRYPWDFARDGQPVTFHPNGPLSLDDHELMTQAALGGVALAYVWENRVAEHVAAGRLIKVLDDWCQPEEPLYLYYPSRRHMSAGFRALIEAIRAE, encoded by the coding sequence ATGCGCGCGACCGATCTCTCCGAAATGGCGGCCTTCGCCGCCGTCGCCCGGCATCTCAGTTTCCGCAAGGCAGGTGAGGAGCGGGGTGTGACGGCTTCGGCGATCAGCCATGCCGTGCTCAATCTCGAGGAACGGATCGGCATCCGACTGCTCAACCGCACTACCCGCAGCGTATCGCTGACCCAGGCCGGCGAGCTCCTCAAATCCCACCTCGATCCCGCTTTCGGCGAGATCAGCTCGGCGCTCGATACGCTGAACCAGTTCCGCGACACGCCCTTCGGCAAGGTGCGCCTCAACGTCGCCAATTCGATTGCCCCCTTCGTCATCGGCCATATCATCGGCCCGTTGCTGTCGAAGAACCCCAATCTGCAATTGGAAATCAGCGCCACGGACCGGCTGGTCGATATCGTCGAGGAAGGCTTCGATGCCGGCATACGCTTTGGCGAGCGCGTCACCGAGGGGATGATCGCGCTGCGCATCCGCCCGCGCCTGCGTCTCGTCGTCGTCGGCTCGCCCGCCTATTTCGAGCACCGGCCGAAGCCGCTGACGCCGCATGATCTGAAGCGCCATCTCTGTATCCAGAACATGTATCCTTCGGGCGTGCGCTATCCCTGGGATTTCGCGCGCGACGGCCAGCCGGTCACCTTCCATCCGAACGGGCCGCTGTCGCTCGACGACCACGAACTGATGACCCAGGCTGCGCTGGGCGGCGTCGCGCTCGCCTATGTCTGGGAAAACCGCGTCGCCGAGCATGTCGCCGCCGGCAGATTGATCAAGGTGCTCGATGACTGGTGCCAGCCCGAGGAGCCGCTCTATCTCTATTATCCCAGCCGCCGCCACATGTCGGCCGGCTTCCGGGCGCTCATCGAGGCGATCCGGGCGGAGTAG